The genomic interval TTTTCGCATCGGGTACTGAGGATTCTATAACCTGCTTTTGCGCTTCAAGCACGGCTTCATACATAGCAGCCTGCGTGCTCGAAAATTCACCATTTGCAGGATACGTCCGCGTAAAATCAGAGGCATAGCCGTTACATTCAAAGCCGGCATCAATCAGAAAGAGATCCCCGTCATGAATAGGACGATTATTTTCGACATAGTGCAGGATAGCACTATTTTTCCCAGATGCAAAAATTCCGTTGTAGGCATCCTGCGTTAACCCATTTTCAATTTGGTGATAATCAAACACGGCTTTCATCTGGTGCTCAAACTTGCCCGGTTCTAGGGCATTAAGCACTGCCTTGTGAGCAATGTTGTTCACACGAGCGGCCTCCCGTATTTGATCCAGCTCCCAGTCGGTCTTGAACACGCGACAATGGGTGATAGCATTTTCAAGTGCATCTAAATCAATAGGCGTCTTGCGATCAAACTCTTCAATAAACTCGGCCTGCTTTTCATTGATACAGTATATCGTTTCCGGATTTAACTCATCAAGCACTTTAGGCAATGCCCCTTCATAATGTAAGTGATCCGGCTGATATTCATCCTGCAGCTCATCTTTAGATTTAACAATCCCATGCCAAACCGCATACTGTGCACTCCGATCAGGCGCAAATAAATGGTATTCTTGGGTTTGCAGGTCTAAAATAAGATGAAAATCGGGTTCATTTACACCGGTCAAATACCAGAAGTTCGACTCCTGCCTAAAAGGAAACTCATAATCGGTATCATACCGATACATGAGCTCAGCTCCCTTCATATAAACAATTTCAGATTTATCATCGTCAAGCAGAGAAAAGAGTTTTTCGCGGTGTAAATGATGCATACTAACGGATTGGTTGAAATTCAATGAATGAAACTTACGGTAAATTTGATAC from Fodinibius salinus carries:
- a CDS encoding aminopeptidase P family protein, with the protein product MHHLHREKLFSLLDDDKSEIVYMKGAELMYRYDTDYEFPFRQESNFWYLTGVNEPDFHLILDLQTQEYHLFAPDRSAQYAVWHGIVKSKDELQDEYQPDHLHYEGALPKVLDELNPETIYCINEKQAEFIEEFDRKTPIDLDALENAITHCRVFKTDWELDQIREAARVNNIAHKAVLNALEPGKFEHQMKAVFDYHQIENGLTQDAYNGIFASGKNSAILHYVENNRPIHDGDLFLIDAGFECNGYASDFTRTYPANGEFSSTQAAMYEAVLEAQKQVIESSVPDAKMEDLHMLAARIIMQGLKDADIVQGSIDDMMEEDIFALFFPHGLGHFLGLDTHDVGGYPKGVERIERPGIKYLRMRRTLQPGMVLTIEPGLYFVPALLQPALEDEKASKFLNGSKLQDLMDFGGIRIEDNLIITENGHENLTTVPKERADIEEVMAG